ACAGTACGTGCCGTGGTATCCGTTGTGCTGGCGCTGGTCGCCGCTGGGATGATGACGGGACTGCTGTAATCTGTCTTCAGCCAGGTTCTCCTTTGGTGGGACGCATATGTTATGTATAAACTAATGCAGTTCCAGCAACTTGTCGCAGTCGCTTTTTTTTCCGAAGACGACAATTCGGTCGCCACTGAGAAACTTTGTCGTTGGTTCAGGAATGCCAAGAGTCTTCAGTATGCTCTCGGTTTCTCCTTCTCCCTGACTTGGCCGACGAATGGTAAGGACGTTGATTCCATAGCGCTCGCGCAACTTCAGTTCCACGATGCTGTAATTCAGCATGCTGTTCGGAACTTCAATTTCAAGGATGGAAAAGCCATCACCAAGTTCCAGCAGATCGCGCATGCCATTGCGATTCAGGGATATTCCCATGCGCTCTCCCACCTGCCGTTCGGGGTGAATAACTTCTGTGACGCCTATGCGTTTGAGGATTTCCTCCTGAGTTTCGGTGGCTGCCCTTGCGTATACCTCCCGGACGCCGGATTTCAGAAGTTCCATGGCGATAATAACGACGGGCTCAAATGTTTTGCCAATTGCTATAACGGCCTTATCAACTTCTGTAATGCCATGGTTGCGCAACTGGCGAACATCTGTGGCATCGAAGCAGATGGTATCCCTGGTGAGATGCTTTACCTCATCCAGATGATCCATGTTGGTGTCAACGGCAATGACATTGGCACCTTCGCGCCCGAGGGTTTTGACCAGCGCCATCCCGAAGGCTCCCAGGCCAATGACGGCTATTT
This portion of the Desulfurispirillum indicum S5 genome encodes:
- a CDS encoding potassium channel family protein, with the protein product MKKRTKPQIAVIGLGAFGMALVKTLGREGANVIAVDTNMDHLDEVKHLTRDTICFDATDVRQLRNHGITEVDKAVIAIGKTFEPVVIIAMELLKSGVREVYARAATETQEEILKRIGVTEVIHPERQVGERMGISLNRNGMRDLLELGDGFSILEIEVPNSMLNYSIVELKLRERYGINVLTIRRPSQGEGETESILKTLGIPEPTTKFLSGDRIVVFGKKSDCDKLLELH